The bacterium genome contains the following window.
GGAGCAATGTGGGTAGAGAGGTCTGAGAACCTGGTAGTGGAACATACTGGGGAAGCCTATCCTGGCCTTGTGGTAGTGGGTATGGCTGTGGCTACTACTTATGGTCTTCCCCGCATGGGACCTACTTTTGGAGCAATGCTTCTTTCGGGAAAGAGAGGGGCAGAGGTAGTATTGGAAAAGTTGGGTATAAAAAAGAGATGAAAATTTTCCTTTATGATGGTGGCAAGACTGAAGCTTTAGATATCGGGGAAATAGCCCGGTATCTTAAGGAGAACTCAGGTGGAGCCAAGGTTGAGGTTAGAGGCGATTTTATTGGTCAGGTTACAAAAGGAATGGAGGATTCCTCCCTGAGAGAGTTGGCTGAAGAGATAGCCAGATGTAAAATTCGAGACCTTCGTAGTTACCATTCTACTTTTGATCCACTCACTGCTGAGGTAGAATACGAGAAAAGGAGACTGCAAGATTCAGAGAATAGAAGTTTGGGCATACTTTATGACGGCTTCAAGCTCCAGACATTATATCAGGACTTGATAACAGAAGAAGAACGCAATTGGCATTGTCTGGCGATTATTTTTACAGACCAATTATTCGGAACCTGGGATGAACATAACCGTCGTTACCATGCCCGGGTAAGCGTGTATGGATTTCCCACCATTATTTCCACTACGGGTATCGTGGAAGCTCCAGCTAAACCCAGGGAATTCTATTTACAGAAACAATGGGGAATTGATACAATTACCCTGAAGAAAAGATTTAAAGATAAGTTTATAGACTACGACGACACGCGGCTGACTGAAGTAATGAAAGGCTACTGTATACAGTCTCTATTTTTTTACATATCGGGCGAGCCTTTTTGTGAAGATAATAAATGTAGACTCTATAACGCACACTGGCAGGAAGAGGTAATAAATGCCCAGCTTGCCAGGCCCGAATTTTGCAAAAAACACGAGATGCTAATCAACAACATCAGGAATGGCAGACTGAAAATTAACCATTAAAAGATTCATCCAGCTCCTGAGACCCTGATTTTTGCAGGGGCTGGATTCACATAAGGAGGAATGAATGCCTAAAACTTTTGCAGAGATTAATGAAAAGATTAGAAATGGCGAAGCAGTGGTGGTAACTGCTGAAGAGGTTATCGACCTTGTAAAAGAAAAGGGAGAAAAAAAGGTTGCTAAGGAAGTAGACGTGGTAACCACAGCTACCTTTGGTCCAATGTGTTCCTCTGGAGCTTTACTGAATTTTGGGCATAGCGATCCGCCAATAAAGATGCAGAAGGTGTGGCTGAATGATGTTCCAGCTTATGCGGGGGTGGCGGCAGTTGATGCTTATATTGGAGCAACTGAGCTTTCTGAAACCAAATGGATGGAATATGGCGGAGCACATGTGATTGAGGATTTGATTTCAGGCAAAAAGGTGAGGCTTAGAGCTACTTCGTATGGAACGGATTGTTATCCCAGAAAAGAATTCGACTCTTACATTACCTTAGACTCGATCAATCAGGCAATTCTTTTTAATCCCAGGAATGCTTATCAAAATTATTCAGTAGCTACTAACTCATCGGATAGAACAATCTATACATATATGGGTATTCTCTTGCCCAACTTTGGTAATGCAAATTATTGTAACTGTTCACAGCTCTCACCTTTAATTAATGACCCCTTATATCGCACTATCGGTGTGGGAACCAGGATATTTCTCGGTGGAGCACAGGGTTACATTGCCTGGGAAGGCACACAACATAATCCCCGCCAGAAGAGGGATGAGAAAACTAAAATACCGATAGCTCCTGCAGGAACCCTGTGTTTGATAGGCAATTTGAAAGAGATGAGCCGCGATTTTCTAAGGGCAGCAATCTTCTACAAGTATGGTGTTACCCTTACAGTAGGGGTGGGGATACCCATTCCTATTCTCGATGAAGAGATGGCACATTTTGTCTCCATCTCCGATGAGGAGATATATACTACAATACTTGATTACAGTGTCCCCAGAAGAGAAAAACCAAATCTGGGCAGAGTAAGTTATAAAGAGTTAAGAAACGGGGAAATTGAAATAAAAAAGAAGAGGGTTCCTACTGCACCACTCTCCAGTCTTTACAAAGCCAGGGAGATAGCTCAGATTCTGAAAGAGTGGATTAAAAAAGGGAAGTTCTTCTTACAAGAGCCCATTCAACGGTTACCGGTGGATGAGAAATTTAAGCCTTTAGATATTAGACGTTAATGGAGTAGCGAAACTTGTTTCGCGATAATAACGCAGAGCAAGCTCTGCTACTCCTCTTAATCGTTGTAGGCAATAAGGAGGTTTACATGGCAAAAAAGAGGATAGTGTTAACTTTTCCTCCCGAATTGGTTGACCAACCGATAATTTACCGCCTGGTTAAAGATTACGATTTAGTTCCAAATATCCTACGCGCTCAGGTCACACCTAAAGAGGAAGGAAAAATGGTACTGGAGTTGGAAGGGGGCAAGGAAGGAATTAACAAGGGTCTGAAATATCTGGAAGACATAAAAGTTGATGTCCAGCCACTGGCTAAGGATATAAAACTGGATGAACAGGAATGTACTTCGTGTGGGGCATGTATAGCTGTGTGCAGTCCTAAGGCGCTGTCCATGAATAAAGAGAGCTGGAAA
Protein-coding sequences here:
- a CDS encoding DUF6775 family putative metallopeptidase; translation: MKIFLYDGGKTEALDIGEIARYLKENSGGAKVEVRGDFIGQVTKGMEDSSLRELAEEIARCKIRDLRSYHSTFDPLTAEVEYEKRRLQDSENRSLGILYDGFKLQTLYQDLITEEERNWHCLAIIFTDQLFGTWDEHNRRYHARVSVYGFPTIISTTGIVEAPAKPREFYLQKQWGIDTITLKKRFKDKFIDYDDTRLTEVMKGYCIQSLFFYISGEPFCEDNKCRLYNAHWQEEVINAQLARPEFCKKHEMLINNIRNGRLKINH
- a CDS encoding homocysteine biosynthesis protein; its protein translation is MPKTFAEINEKIRNGEAVVVTAEEVIDLVKEKGEKKVAKEVDVVTTATFGPMCSSGALLNFGHSDPPIKMQKVWLNDVPAYAGVAAVDAYIGATELSETKWMEYGGAHVIEDLISGKKVRLRATSYGTDCYPRKEFDSYITLDSINQAILFNPRNAYQNYSVATNSSDRTIYTYMGILLPNFGNANYCNCSQLSPLINDPLYRTIGVGTRIFLGGAQGYIAWEGTQHNPRQKRDEKTKIPIAPAGTLCLIGNLKEMSRDFLRAAIFYKYGVTLTVGVGIPIPILDEEMAHFVSISDEEIYTTILDYSVPRREKPNLGRVSYKELRNGEIEIKKKRVPTAPLSSLYKAREIAQILKEWIKKGKFFLQEPIQRLPVDEKFKPLDIRR
- a CDS encoding NIL domain-containing protein, producing MAKKRIVLTFPPELVDQPIIYRLVKDYDLVPNILRAQVTPKEEGKMVLELEGGKEGINKGLKYLEDIKVDVQPLAKDIKLDEQECTSCGACIAVCSPKALSMNKESWKLEFDRNRCLLCGLCVLACPLGVIQVEFE